A genomic segment from Oncorhynchus clarkii lewisi isolate Uvic-CL-2024 chromosome 12, UVic_Ocla_1.0, whole genome shotgun sequence encodes:
- the LOC139423065 gene encoding nuclear pore complex protein Nup98-Nup96-like isoform X2 — protein MFNKSFGAPFGGGTGGFGTSSTFGQQNTGFGATTGGFGASAFGATNNTGGLFGATQNKPVVTANPQQIHTGAGRGGGLFGSSTFSQPVTSSTSSGFGFGTASGTSTSLFGSTNTGGGGGLFSQQSNAFGAAKPASFGTFGTSTANTGGLFGATNSNPFGGASASLFGASGFTQQAAQPGTTVKFNPATGSDTMVKGGVTTSINTKHQCITAMKEYENKSLEELRLEDYQAGRKGPTNPMAAPTGGLFGTAAAATPSTGAAGLFGSSATNTGFSFGQAKTNFGTSTGGFGTATGSLFGQQQQPQQAQQAASLFKPFGQATTTPNTGFSFGNTSTMGQPQQTSTMGGLFGSTAASQAGGLFGNTAQTTPATGFGTGTGLFGQTNTAFGNVGTQSLFGNKTAGFGATTTSASSFGTGTGLFGNKSALNLGTGTNPSNFGFGPTAAGGSLFGNKTAAGGLGTGLGAGFGAAVGTGQMSLFGNNKTLGSTLGTIGAFGPQGFSTGTSTLGFGAQQQPVALTDPNAAAAQQAVLQQQINALAYSPFGDSPLFRNPLSDPKKKEERLKPTNPAAQKALTTPTHYKLTPRPATRVRPKALTSSGSSKSQLFDGLDDDEPSLTNGAFMPRKSIKKLVLKNLNGSSLYSSPINRDTDDLASPPEYPLNGLSASVDEDDYVREVVEGGAEDDLEINKFYTKPSLQDTISELNAHRVGARGRNGLEVSSEDISLGEDSIQEEREEEVQEVPPHPAGIVLWRVGYYTIPAMDELAKMVDENGVCVVENFTVGRKGYGSVFFHGEVNVTGLNLDEIVHFRRKEVIVYPDDKNKPAEGEGLNRRAEVTLDGVWPNDKTTCTQIKNPERLSEMNYEGRLENASRKQGARFLEYRPETGSWVFEVAHFSKYGLQDSDEDEEVPLKVDPKKLKTATTLPPGLQQLPPSQQQVAPQAQSTAVLELLSRMSEVDSDMADITQDAPGESMLEEVGESGMGEDKGSRLGTVTPTEHNPVSASSQIASSMGINPHTLQIMKASLFAEDDDGDMFLEQGGMKSSLDRASPRILLPGTQGRPSIGGLLQTRFSGAGLFPQLPDVPFGGGLPGRLSMSRPSAVVPEPSRLSPWPSLGPSFLLPAPAAEATVRTVGARRLGGPVAPENSVTLGKGRLLMDAALFTGRSFRVGWGPGWTLVHCGDRLSVAGDKEQDQGDAGAGGFGFLPKHAKSKLLSDSPFKVVIEQVVGLEPRDSEESQAVYQRPLEIGLKHSTISTEGACPFIQPQSGVAALHEYVEWITDLNQEAGAGDGVLAHWALVWTLCEALWGRLGTTEPEPGTSGYLQQLERRRSFSAWLSHSATQRIEQEVGLSHGGGHVEAIFSYLTGHRISDACRLAQKSGDHRLSLLLSQAVGSQYGRELLALQLGDWNRMQTDSFLQEERLRIFALLAGKPVWQSTDCVVNVCSELDWKRCVAVHLWYMLPPTASIADALAKYEAAFQGSAEGQKYACAPLPPYLDQSVPLDMEEEESKRPLYDICFHLLKLYSDRHYSLQELLDPLTVTWERLDYRLSWHLWSVLQALHYTHLSPARQGLIHTSYAAQLESAGLWDMAIYVLLHISEDMLRERAVREMLQLHCPLLETEESAQKERFLTERLLIPEQWLHLAKATRARRETDRHREALHLYRAGHWNLCHRLVIQHLASDCIINDNHEYLLEFLEGLAVPERCAVIQDWDTAGRVYLDYIRVIQTLHAIQQMDSAGYKLERLHTEVTSLCSRIELLPCSTAKDRLAQSEMAKRVANILRVVLSLQQGGEGGEIPLSQLAPHIGRLPMPEDYALEELRSLTQSYLRQLIVS, from the exons ATGTTCAACAAGTCATTTGGTGCTCCTTTCGGGGGAGGGACCGGAGGATTTGGAACTTCATCCACGTTTGGACAACAAA ACACTGGCTTTGGTGCGACGACAGGTGGCTTCGGGGCCTCAGCATTTGGGGCGACCAACAACACTGGAGGACTCTTTGGTGCGACGCAGAATAAACCAG TGGTGACAGCCAATCCTCAACAAATCCACACTGGTGCAGGTAGAGGAG GTGGCCTGTTTGGTTCCAGTACGTTCAGCCAGCCCGTAACGTCGTCCACCAGTAGCGGCTTTGGGTTTGGCACGGCCAGCGGCACGTCCACTAGCCTGTTCGGCAGCACCAACACGGGCGGCGGTGGAGGACTCTTCTCCCAGCAGAGCAATGCTTTCGGAGCCGCCAAACCAGCCTCCTTTGGCA CGTTTGGCACGAGCACGGCCAACACCGGGGGGCTGTTTGGGGCGACCAACTCCAACCCCTTCGGAGGGGCGTCTGCTTCCCTGTTCGGAGCTTCAGGGTTCACCCAGCAAGCCGCTCAGCCAGGCACCACTGTCAAGTTCAAC CCTGCAACAGGAAGTGACACCATGGTGAAAGGGGGTGTGACCACGAGCATTAACACCAAGCACCAGTGCATCACGGCCATGAAGGAGTACGAGAACAAGTCACTGGAG GAGCTGAGGTTGGAGGACTACCAGGCAGGAAGGAAGGGGCCCACTAACCCCATGGCTGCACCAACGGGGGGTCTCTTTGGGACTGCGGCCGCAGCCACCCCCAGTACGGGGGCTGCAGGGCTGTTTGGCTCCTCGGCCACCAACACAGGCTTCTCCTTCGGCCAGGCCAAAACTAACTTCGGCACCA GTACTGGTGGGTTTGGTACAGCCACAGGCAGTCTGTTTGGCCAGCAGCAACAGCCCCAGCAGGCCCAGCAGGCAGCCAGCCTGTTCAAGCCCTTCGGTCAGGCCACAACCACACCCAACACAGGATTCTCCTTCGGCAACACCAGCACCATGGGCCAGCCCCAACAAACCAGCACCATG ggGGGTCTGTTTGGGAGCACCGCGGCGTCCCAGGCAGGGGGGTTGTTTGGAAACACAGCTCAGACCACACCAGCCACAGGCTTTGGGACAGGCACCGGTCTCTTCGGACAAACCAACACCGCCTTCGGGAACGTCGGCACACAG AGCTTGTTTGGTAATAAGACGGCAGGGTTTGGCGCCACCACCACCAGCGCCTCGTCGTTTGGCACAGGCACCGGCCTCTTTGGTAACAAATCCGCCCTCAACCTCGGAACAGGCACCAACCCATCTAACTTTG GTTTTGGACCCACTGCTGCTGGCGGAAGCCTCTTTGGGAACAAGACGGCAGCAGGAGGACTGGGGACCGGACTGGGAGCCGGCTTTGGAGCAG CGGTGGGCACTGGGCAGATGTCTCTGTTTGGGAATAACAAGACACTGGGTTCCACTCTGGGAACAATAGGAGCGTTCGGACCGCAGGGATTCAGCACAGGAACCAGCACTCTGGGCTTCGGAGCACAACAACAGCCTGTTG cacTGACGGACCCTAACGCGGCGGCGGCCCAGCAGGCAGTGCTGCAGCAGCAGATCAATGCTCTGGCCTACTCCCCCTTTGGTGACTCCCCCCTCTTCAGAAACCCCCTCTCTGACCCCAAAAAGAAGGAGGAGCGTCTAAAGCCCACCAATCCGGCAGCCCAGAAGGCGTTGACCACGCCCACTCACTACAAGCTGACGCCGCGGCCTGCGACACGTGTGCGGCCCAAAGCTCTGACATCTTCGGGCTCCTCCAAGTCTCAGCTGTTTGACGGGCTGGATGATGACGAGCCTTCTCTCACCAATGGAGCCTTCATGCCCAG GAAGAGCATCAAGAAGCTGGTGCTGAAGAACCTGAATGGCAGCAGCCTGTACAGCAGCCCAATCAACAGAGACACAGATGACCTGGCATCTCCACCGGAGTACCCCCTCAACGGACTCAG TGCCAGTGTGGACGAGGATGATTATgtgagggaggtggtggagggaggggccGAGGATGACCTGGAGATCAACAAGTTCTACACCAAGCCCAGCCTGCAGGACACCATCTCAGAGCTCAATGCCCATAGGGTGGGGGCCAGGGGCAGGAATGGCCTGGAG GTGAGCAGCGAGGACATATCGCTGGGAGAGGACTCCATACAggaggagcgagaggaggaggTGCAGGAGGTTCCCCCACACCCTGCAGGTATCGTTCTGTGGCGTGTGGGCTACTATACCATCCCTGCCATGGATGAGCTGGCCAAGATGGTGGACGAGAACGGCGTGTGTGTGGTGGAGAACTTCACCGTGGGCAGAAAAG GTTACGGCTCAGTGTTTTTCCATGGCGAGGTGAATGTGACTGGGCTGAACCTGGATGAGATTGTTCACTTCAGACGCAAAGAGGTTATCGTCTACCCCGACGACAAGAACAAGCCTGCTGAGGGGGAGGGGCTCAACAG gcGAGCGGAGGTGACTCTGGATGGGGTGTGGCCTAATGATAAGACCACTTGTACTCAGATAAAGAACCCTGAGCGTCTGTCTGAGATGAACTACGAGGGCCGTCTGGAGAACGCCTCACGCAAACAGGGCGCCCGCTTCCTTGAGTACCGCCCCGAGACCGGCTCCTGGGTGTTTGAA gtGGCCCACTTCTCTAAGTATGGCCTGCAGGACTCtgatgaggatgaggaagtgcCTCTCAAAGTGGACCCCAAGAAGCTGAAGACGGCCACAACACTTCCCCCGGGGCTGCAGCAGCTTCCTCCCTCCCAGCAGCAGGTGGCGCCACAGGCTCAG TCCACGGCTGTGCTGGAGCTGCTGAGCCGCATGTCTGAGGTTGACAGTGACATGGCCGACATTACCCAGGATGCCCCAGGGGAGAGCATGTTGGAGGAGGTTGGGGAGAGCGGCATGGGGGAGGATAAGGGCAGTCGGCTGGGTACTGTGACCCCCAcagaacacaaccctgtctctgcatccagtCAGATTGCCTCCTCGATGGGAATCAACCCTCACACTCTCCAG ATCATGAAGGCATCTCTGTTTgctgaggatgatgatggtgacaTGTTCCTTGAGCAGGGAGGGATGAAGAGCTCTCTAGACAGGGCCTCCCCTCGCATCCTCCTGCCTGGCACTCAGGGCAGGCCCTCCA tcgGTGGTCTCTTGCAGACTCGTTTCAGCGGGGCAGGTCTCTTCCCTCAGCTCCCTGACGTGCCCTTTGGAGGGGGCCTTCCCGGGAGGCTGTCCATGTCTCGGCCTTCCGCGGTGGTTCCTGAGCCCTCGCGGCTCTCCCCCTGGCCCTCGCTGGGGCCCTCTTTCCTGCTGCCGGCCCCAGCGGCAGAGGCCACTGTACGGACGGTGGGGGCTCGACGCCTGGGGGGCCCTGTGGCCCCAGAGAACTCAGTCACACTGGGGAAG GGCCGTCTGCTGATGGATGCAGCTCTGTTCACGGGCCGGTCGTTCCGGGTTGGCTGGGGTCCAGGCTGGACTCTGGTCCACTGTGGAGACCGGCTGAGTGTGGCTGGGGACAAGGAGCAGGACCAGGGAGACGCAGGAGCTGGAGGTTTTGGATTTTTGCCTAAACATGCCAAGAGCAAACT ACTCTCAGACAGTCCGTTCAAGGTGGTGATCGAGCAGGTGGTTGGTCTGGAGCCGCGGGACAGTGAGGAGAGCCAGGCGGTGTACCAGCGGCCCCTGGAGATTGGCCTGAAGCACAGCACCATCAGTACAGAGGGTGCCTGCCCCTTCATCCAGCCCCAGAGTGGGGTGGCCGCCTTGCACGAGTACGTGGAGTGGATCACTGACCTCAACCAGGAGGCTGGTGCCGGAGACG gggTCTTGGCTCACTGGGCTCTGGTGTGGACTCTGTGTGAGGCCCTGTGGGGTCGGCTGGGTACGACAGAGCCAGAGCCTGGTACCAGCGGCTACCTGCAgcagctggagaggaggaggagcttcTCAGCCTGGCTGTCCCACAGCGCCACCCAGAGGATCGAGCAGGAGGTGGGCCTGAGCCATGGGGGAGGACATGTGGAGGCCATCTTCAGCTACCTCACTGGACACCGCATCAGTGACGCCTGCAGGCTGGCTCAGAAgagtg GGGACCACCGCCTCTCCCTGCTGCTGTCCCAGGCGGTGGGCTCTCAGTATGGCCGGGAGCTGCTGGCGCTGCAGCTTGGCGATTGGAACAGAATGCAGACAGACTCATTTCTGCAGGAGGAGAGGCTACGCATCTTCGCCCTGCTCGCCGGGAAACCT GTGTGGCAGTCTACAGACTGTGTGGTGAACGTGTGTTCAGAGCTGGACTGGAAGCGTTGCGTGGCGGTTCACCTGTGGTACATGCTTCCTCCCACCGCCTCCATCGCTGACGCCCTGGCCAAGTACGAAGCCGCCTTCCAAGGCTCTGCAGAGGGTCAGAAGTACGCCTGCGCCCCCCTGCCCCCCTACCTTGACCAATCAGTCCCGCTGGACATGGAGGAAGAAGAGTCTAAACGGCCACTCTACGACATCTGTTTCCACCTGCTCAAACTATACAGCGACAg ACACTACAGCCTGCAGGAGTTGTTGGACCCGCTGACGGTGACGTGGGAGCGTCTGGACTACCGTCTGAGCTGGCACCTGTGGTCGGTCCTGCAGGCGCTGCACTACACACACCTGAGCCCCGCCCGACAGGGCCTCATACACACCAGCTACGCTGCCCAGCTGGAGAGCGCTGGCCTCTGGGACATGGCCATCTATGTACTGCTGCACATATCTGAGGACAT GCTCCGTGAGCGTGCGGTGAGGGAGATGCTCCAGCTGCACTGCCCTTTGCTGGAGACGGAGGAGTCTGCCCAGAAAGAGCGCTTCCTCACAGAAAGACTACTGATCCCAGAACAGTGGCTCCACCTGGCCAAAGCTACTAGAgccagaagagagacagacagacacagagaggccCTGCACCTGTACAGAGCAGGCCACTGGAACCTCTGCCACAGGCTGGTCATACAACACCTAGCCTCAG ATTGTATCATCAATGATAACCATGAGTACCTGTTGGAGTTCTTGGAGGGGCTGGCTGTTCCAGAGCGCTGTGCTGTGATCCAGGACTGGGACACGGCAGGCAGAGTCTACCTGGACTACATCAGAGTCATACAGACCTTACACGCCATACAACAG ATGGACAGTGCTGGTTATAAGCTGGAACGTCTACACACCGAGGTGACATCACTCTGCAGCAGGATAGAGCTCCTCCCCTGCTCCACCGCCAAGGACCGCCTCGCCCAATCAG agATGGCCAAGCGTGTGGCTAACATCCTGCGTGTGGTGTTGAGTCTGCagcagggtggtgagggtggcgAGATCCCCTTGTCCCAGCTAGCGCCCCACATCGGCCGTCTGCCCATGCCTGAGGACTATGCCCTCGAGGAGCTCCGCAGCCTCACCCAATCATACCTGAGACAGCTCATTGTCAGCTAA
- the LOC139423065 gene encoding nuclear pore complex protein Nup98-Nup96-like isoform X5, with protein MFNKSFGAPFGGGTGGFGTSSTFGQQNTGFGATTGGFGASAFGATNNTGGLFGATQNKPVVTANPQQIHTGAGRGGGLFGSSTFSQPVTSSTSSGFGFGTASGTSTSLFGSTNTGGGGGLFSQQSNAFGAAKPASFGTFGTSTANTGGLFGATNSNPFGGASASLFGASGFTQQAAQPGTTVKFNPATGSDTMVKGGVTTSINTKHQCITAMKEYENKSLEELRLEDYQAGRKGPTNPMAAPTGGLFGTAAAATPSTGAAGLFGSSATNTGFSFGQAKTNFGTSTGGFGTATGSLFGQQQQPQQAQQAASLFKPFGQATTTPNTGFSFGNTSTMGQPQQTSTMGGLFGSTAASQAGGLFGNTAQTTPATGFGTGTGLFGQTNTAFGNVGTQQSLFGNKTAGFGATTTSASSFGTGTGLFGNKSALNLGTGTNPSNFGFGPTAAGGSLFGNKTAAGGLGTGLGAGFGAGAFGPQGFSTGTSTLGFGAQQQPVALTDPNAAAAQQAVLQQQINALAYSPFGDSPLFRNPLSDPKKKEERLKPTNPAAQKALTTPTHYKLTPRPATRVRPKALTSSGSSKSQLFDGLDDDEPSLTNGAFMPRKSIKKLVLKNLNGSSLYSSPINRDTDDLASPPEYPLNGLSASVDEDDYVREVVEGGAEDDLEINKFYTKPSLQDTISELNAHRVGARGRNGLEVSSEDISLGEDSIQEEREEEVQEVPPHPAGIVLWRVGYYTIPAMDELAKMVDENGVCVVENFTVGRKGYGSVFFHGEVNVTGLNLDEIVHFRRKEVIVYPDDKNKPAEGEGLNRRAEVTLDGVWPNDKTTCTQIKNPERLSEMNYEGRLENASRKQGARFLEYRPETGSWVFEVAHFSKYGLQDSDEDEEVPLKVDPKKLKTATTLPPGLQQLPPSQQQVAPQAQSTAVLELLSRMSEVDSDMADITQDAPGESMLEEVGESGMGEDKGSRLGTVTPTEHNPVSASSQIASSMGINPHTLQIMKASLFAEDDDGDMFLEQGGMKSSLDRASPRILLPGTQGRPSIGGLLQTRFSGAGLFPQLPDVPFGGGLPGRLSMSRPSAVVPEPSRLSPWPSLGPSFLLPAPAAEATVRTVGARRLGGPVAPENSVTLGKGRLLMDAALFTGRSFRVGWGPGWTLVHCGDRLSVAGDKEQDQGDAGAGGFGFLPKHAKSKLLSDSPFKVVIEQVVGLEPRDSEESQAVYQRPLEIGLKHSTISTEGACPFIQPQSGVAALHEYVEWITDLNQEAGAGDGVLAHWALVWTLCEALWGRLGTTEPEPGTSGYLQQLERRRSFSAWLSHSATQRIEQEVGLSHGGGHVEAIFSYLTGHRISDACRLAQKSGDHRLSLLLSQAVGSQYGRELLALQLGDWNRMQTDSFLQEERLRIFALLAGKPVWQSTDCVVNVCSELDWKRCVAVHLWYMLPPTASIADALAKYEAAFQGSAEGQKYACAPLPPYLDQSVPLDMEEEESKRPLYDICFHLLKLYSDRHYSLQELLDPLTVTWERLDYRLSWHLWSVLQALHYTHLSPARQGLIHTSYAAQLESAGLWDMAIYVLLHISEDMLRERAVREMLQLHCPLLETEESAQKERFLTERLLIPEQWLHLAKATRARRETDRHREALHLYRAGHWNLCHRLVIQHLASDCIINDNHEYLLEFLEGLAVPERCAVIQDWDTAGRVYLDYIRVIQTLHAIQQMDSAGYKLERLHTEVTSLCSRIELLPCSTAKDRLAQSEMAKRVANILRVVLSLQQGGEGGEIPLSQLAPHIGRLPMPEDYALEELRSLTQSYLRQLIVS; from the exons ATGTTCAACAAGTCATTTGGTGCTCCTTTCGGGGGAGGGACCGGAGGATTTGGAACTTCATCCACGTTTGGACAACAAA ACACTGGCTTTGGTGCGACGACAGGTGGCTTCGGGGCCTCAGCATTTGGGGCGACCAACAACACTGGAGGACTCTTTGGTGCGACGCAGAATAAACCAG TGGTGACAGCCAATCCTCAACAAATCCACACTGGTGCAGGTAGAGGAG GTGGCCTGTTTGGTTCCAGTACGTTCAGCCAGCCCGTAACGTCGTCCACCAGTAGCGGCTTTGGGTTTGGCACGGCCAGCGGCACGTCCACTAGCCTGTTCGGCAGCACCAACACGGGCGGCGGTGGAGGACTCTTCTCCCAGCAGAGCAATGCTTTCGGAGCCGCCAAACCAGCCTCCTTTGGCA CGTTTGGCACGAGCACGGCCAACACCGGGGGGCTGTTTGGGGCGACCAACTCCAACCCCTTCGGAGGGGCGTCTGCTTCCCTGTTCGGAGCTTCAGGGTTCACCCAGCAAGCCGCTCAGCCAGGCACCACTGTCAAGTTCAAC CCTGCAACAGGAAGTGACACCATGGTGAAAGGGGGTGTGACCACGAGCATTAACACCAAGCACCAGTGCATCACGGCCATGAAGGAGTACGAGAACAAGTCACTGGAG GAGCTGAGGTTGGAGGACTACCAGGCAGGAAGGAAGGGGCCCACTAACCCCATGGCTGCACCAACGGGGGGTCTCTTTGGGACTGCGGCCGCAGCCACCCCCAGTACGGGGGCTGCAGGGCTGTTTGGCTCCTCGGCCACCAACACAGGCTTCTCCTTCGGCCAGGCCAAAACTAACTTCGGCACCA GTACTGGTGGGTTTGGTACAGCCACAGGCAGTCTGTTTGGCCAGCAGCAACAGCCCCAGCAGGCCCAGCAGGCAGCCAGCCTGTTCAAGCCCTTCGGTCAGGCCACAACCACACCCAACACAGGATTCTCCTTCGGCAACACCAGCACCATGGGCCAGCCCCAACAAACCAGCACCATG ggGGGTCTGTTTGGGAGCACCGCGGCGTCCCAGGCAGGGGGGTTGTTTGGAAACACAGCTCAGACCACACCAGCCACAGGCTTTGGGACAGGCACCGGTCTCTTCGGACAAACCAACACCGCCTTCGGGAACGTCGGCACACAG CAGAGCTTGTTTGGTAATAAGACGGCAGGGTTTGGCGCCACCACCACCAGCGCCTCGTCGTTTGGCACAGGCACCGGCCTCTTTGGTAACAAATCCGCCCTCAACCTCGGAACAGGCACCAACCCATCTAACTTTG GTTTTGGACCCACTGCTGCTGGCGGAAGCCTCTTTGGGAACAAGACGGCAGCAGGAGGACTGGGGACCGGACTGGGAGCCGGCTTTGGAGCAG GAGCGTTCGGACCGCAGGGATTCAGCACAGGAACCAGCACTCTGGGCTTCGGAGCACAACAACAGCCTGTTG cacTGACGGACCCTAACGCGGCGGCGGCCCAGCAGGCAGTGCTGCAGCAGCAGATCAATGCTCTGGCCTACTCCCCCTTTGGTGACTCCCCCCTCTTCAGAAACCCCCTCTCTGACCCCAAAAAGAAGGAGGAGCGTCTAAAGCCCACCAATCCGGCAGCCCAGAAGGCGTTGACCACGCCCACTCACTACAAGCTGACGCCGCGGCCTGCGACACGTGTGCGGCCCAAAGCTCTGACATCTTCGGGCTCCTCCAAGTCTCAGCTGTTTGACGGGCTGGATGATGACGAGCCTTCTCTCACCAATGGAGCCTTCATGCCCAG GAAGAGCATCAAGAAGCTGGTGCTGAAGAACCTGAATGGCAGCAGCCTGTACAGCAGCCCAATCAACAGAGACACAGATGACCTGGCATCTCCACCGGAGTACCCCCTCAACGGACTCAG TGCCAGTGTGGACGAGGATGATTATgtgagggaggtggtggagggaggggccGAGGATGACCTGGAGATCAACAAGTTCTACACCAAGCCCAGCCTGCAGGACACCATCTCAGAGCTCAATGCCCATAGGGTGGGGGCCAGGGGCAGGAATGGCCTGGAG GTGAGCAGCGAGGACATATCGCTGGGAGAGGACTCCATACAggaggagcgagaggaggaggTGCAGGAGGTTCCCCCACACCCTGCAGGTATCGTTCTGTGGCGTGTGGGCTACTATACCATCCCTGCCATGGATGAGCTGGCCAAGATGGTGGACGAGAACGGCGTGTGTGTGGTGGAGAACTTCACCGTGGGCAGAAAAG GTTACGGCTCAGTGTTTTTCCATGGCGAGGTGAATGTGACTGGGCTGAACCTGGATGAGATTGTTCACTTCAGACGCAAAGAGGTTATCGTCTACCCCGACGACAAGAACAAGCCTGCTGAGGGGGAGGGGCTCAACAG gcGAGCGGAGGTGACTCTGGATGGGGTGTGGCCTAATGATAAGACCACTTGTACTCAGATAAAGAACCCTGAGCGTCTGTCTGAGATGAACTACGAGGGCCGTCTGGAGAACGCCTCACGCAAACAGGGCGCCCGCTTCCTTGAGTACCGCCCCGAGACCGGCTCCTGGGTGTTTGAA gtGGCCCACTTCTCTAAGTATGGCCTGCAGGACTCtgatgaggatgaggaagtgcCTCTCAAAGTGGACCCCAAGAAGCTGAAGACGGCCACAACACTTCCCCCGGGGCTGCAGCAGCTTCCTCCCTCCCAGCAGCAGGTGGCGCCACAGGCTCAG TCCACGGCTGTGCTGGAGCTGCTGAGCCGCATGTCTGAGGTTGACAGTGACATGGCCGACATTACCCAGGATGCCCCAGGGGAGAGCATGTTGGAGGAGGTTGGGGAGAGCGGCATGGGGGAGGATAAGGGCAGTCGGCTGGGTACTGTGACCCCCAcagaacacaaccctgtctctgcatccagtCAGATTGCCTCCTCGATGGGAATCAACCCTCACACTCTCCAG ATCATGAAGGCATCTCTGTTTgctgaggatgatgatggtgacaTGTTCCTTGAGCAGGGAGGGATGAAGAGCTCTCTAGACAGGGCCTCCCCTCGCATCCTCCTGCCTGGCACTCAGGGCAGGCCCTCCA tcgGTGGTCTCTTGCAGACTCGTTTCAGCGGGGCAGGTCTCTTCCCTCAGCTCCCTGACGTGCCCTTTGGAGGGGGCCTTCCCGGGAGGCTGTCCATGTCTCGGCCTTCCGCGGTGGTTCCTGAGCCCTCGCGGCTCTCCCCCTGGCCCTCGCTGGGGCCCTCTTTCCTGCTGCCGGCCCCAGCGGCAGAGGCCACTGTACGGACGGTGGGGGCTCGACGCCTGGGGGGCCCTGTGGCCCCAGAGAACTCAGTCACACTGGGGAAG GGCCGTCTGCTGATGGATGCAGCTCTGTTCACGGGCCGGTCGTTCCGGGTTGGCTGGGGTCCAGGCTGGACTCTGGTCCACTGTGGAGACCGGCTGAGTGTGGCTGGGGACAAGGAGCAGGACCAGGGAGACGCAGGAGCTGGAGGTTTTGGATTTTTGCCTAAACATGCCAAGAGCAAACT ACTCTCAGACAGTCCGTTCAAGGTGGTGATCGAGCAGGTGGTTGGTCTGGAGCCGCGGGACAGTGAGGAGAGCCAGGCGGTGTACCAGCGGCCCCTGGAGATTGGCCTGAAGCACAGCACCATCAGTACAGAGGGTGCCTGCCCCTTCATCCAGCCCCAGAGTGGGGTGGCCGCCTTGCACGAGTACGTGGAGTGGATCACTGACCTCAACCAGGAGGCTGGTGCCGGAGACG gggTCTTGGCTCACTGGGCTCTGGTGTGGACTCTGTGTGAGGCCCTGTGGGGTCGGCTGGGTACGACAGAGCCAGAGCCTGGTACCAGCGGCTACCTGCAgcagctggagaggaggaggagcttcTCAGCCTGGCTGTCCCACAGCGCCACCCAGAGGATCGAGCAGGAGGTGGGCCTGAGCCATGGGGGAGGACATGTGGAGGCCATCTTCAGCTACCTCACTGGACACCGCATCAGTGACGCCTGCAGGCTGGCTCAGAAgagtg GGGACCACCGCCTCTCCCTGCTGCTGTCCCAGGCGGTGGGCTCTCAGTATGGCCGGGAGCTGCTGGCGCTGCAGCTTGGCGATTGGAACAGAATGCAGACAGACTCATTTCTGCAGGAGGAGAGGCTACGCATCTTCGCCCTGCTCGCCGGGAAACCT GTGTGGCAGTCTACAGACTGTGTGGTGAACGTGTGTTCAGAGCTGGACTGGAAGCGTTGCGTGGCGGTTCACCTGTGGTACATGCTTCCTCCCACCGCCTCCATCGCTGACGCCCTGGCCAAGTACGAAGCCGCCTTCCAAGGCTCTGCAGAGGGTCAGAAGTACGCCTGCGCCCCCCTGCCCCCCTACCTTGACCAATCAGTCCCGCTGGACATGGAGGAAGAAGAGTCTAAACGGCCACTCTACGACATCTGTTTCCACCTGCTCAAACTATACAGCGACAg ACACTACAGCCTGCAGGAGTTGTTGGACCCGCTGACGGTGACGTGGGAGCGTCTGGACTACCGTCTGAGCTGGCACCTGTGGTCGGTCCTGCAGGCGCTGCACTACACACACCTGAGCCCCGCCCGACAGGGCCTCATACACACCAGCTACGCTGCCCAGCTGGAGAGCGCTGGCCTCTGGGACATGGCCATCTATGTACTGCTGCACATATCTGAGGACAT GCTCCGTGAGCGTGCGGTGAGGGAGATGCTCCAGCTGCACTGCCCTTTGCTGGAGACGGAGGAGTCTGCCCAGAAAGAGCGCTTCCTCACAGAAAGACTACTGATCCCAGAACAGTGGCTCCACCTGGCCAAAGCTACTAGAgccagaagagagacagacagacacagagaggccCTGCACCTGTACAGAGCAGGCCACTGGAACCTCTGCCACAGGCTGGTCATACAACACCTAGCCTCAG ATTGTATCATCAATGATAACCATGAGTACCTGTTGGAGTTCTTGGAGGGGCTGGCTGTTCCAGAGCGCTGTGCTGTGATCCAGGACTGGGACACGGCAGGCAGAGTCTACCTGGACTACATCAGAGTCATACAGACCTTACACGCCATACAACAG ATGGACAGTGCTGGTTATAAGCTGGAACGTCTACACACCGAGGTGACATCACTCTGCAGCAGGATAGAGCTCCTCCCCTGCTCCACCGCCAAGGACCGCCTCGCCCAATCAG agATGGCCAAGCGTGTGGCTAACATCCTGCGTGTGGTGTTGAGTCTGCagcagggtggtgagggtggcgAGATCCCCTTGTCCCAGCTAGCGCCCCACATCGGCCGTCTGCCCATGCCTGAGGACTATGCCCTCGAGGAGCTCCGCAGCCTCACCCAATCATACCTGAGACAGCTCATTGTCAGCTAA